From one Rhizobium rosettiformans genomic stretch:
- the motC gene encoding chemotaxis protein MotC translates to MLIRRLTLRLLLSGLTVLSVGSFGYAQSTDEAIEPYRMLRSLQFVQDTVVRGDHSAADMQRFVLNTIDERLRTADPKIFQDPRNVDAALIYAMSGGNPATLEFLVARDIEGNFDNRVSDALRKYLSGKGTLIGKTLGDMAVEYKNDKIGPYLALVAGNVTLTRDPAGALKFYDWARLTAPGTIVEEAALRRSLAVAIDAKIVDKASLYANGYARRFLYSPYASQFADLFVRFVVEHYDALKPTDIEATLGYMDADRRREVYLRIAREAAIAGRKQLATMAAEQAKLLSGTEEGADALAKLYGSLVRVPTENVDDAMAALMQVPEDMLSPRDRALRRAAETIAKEVLRKPEPAQRSQTPSAEAVSIENPAQSAVSDPDLQDPFAQPVPTPVAQTELAQPAASAVATLPAEQTEIDPELRSFVDSGRSKLDAIDDLLQKEGP, encoded by the coding sequence ATGCTCATCCGCCGTCTCACCCTCCGCCTGCTGCTGTCCGGTCTGACTGTTCTTTCGGTCGGATCGTTCGGCTATGCGCAGTCGACGGACGAGGCGATCGAGCCCTATCGAATGCTGCGATCGCTGCAATTCGTCCAGGATACCGTCGTGCGCGGCGACCATTCTGCGGCCGACATGCAGCGGTTCGTGCTCAATACGATCGACGAGCGTTTGCGCACTGCCGACCCGAAGATCTTCCAGGATCCTCGCAATGTCGATGCGGCACTGATTTACGCGATGAGCGGAGGAAATCCGGCAACCCTGGAATTCCTCGTCGCCCGCGACATCGAGGGCAACTTCGACAACCGGGTCAGTGATGCCTTGCGCAAGTATCTGAGCGGCAAGGGTACTCTCATTGGCAAGACCCTCGGCGACATGGCCGTCGAATACAAGAATGACAAGATCGGCCCTTATCTAGCGCTGGTCGCCGGCAATGTGACCCTGACGCGTGATCCGGCCGGTGCGCTCAAGTTCTACGACTGGGCCCGTCTTACGGCGCCCGGCACCATCGTCGAGGAAGCGGCCCTGCGACGGTCGCTTGCGGTCGCGATCGATGCCAAGATCGTCGACAAGGCCTCGCTCTACGCCAATGGCTATGCCCGTCGCTTCCTCTATTCTCCCTATGCCAGCCAGTTCGCCGATCTGTTCGTCCGCTTCGTCGTGGAGCATTACGACGCGCTGAAGCCCACCGACATCGAAGCCACGCTCGGCTACATGGATGCGGATCGGCGCCGTGAGGTCTACCTCCGTATTGCCCGTGAGGCGGCCATTGCCGGCCGCAAGCAACTGGCGACCATGGCGGCCGAGCAGGCGAAGCTGCTTTCTGGCACCGAGGAAGGTGCCGACGCTTTGGCGAAACTCTATGGCAGCCTCGTGCGTGTCCCCACCGAGAATGTCGACGACGCCATGGCGGCCCTGATGCAGGTCCCGGAAGACATGTTGTCGCCCCGGGATCGTGCCTTGAGGCGCGCGGCTGAAACCATAGCCAAGGAAGTTCTGCGTAAGCCCGAACCGGCTCAGCGTTCCCAGACTCCTTCGGCCGAGGCCGTGAGCATCGAGAACCCGGCGCAGTCCGCAGTATCGGATCCCGACCTGCAGGACCCGTTTGCCCAGCCCGTGCCGACGCCGGTTGCTCAGACTGAACTGGCGCAGCCGGCTGCCAGCGCCGTAGCGACACTTCCTGCCGAGCAGACGGAAATTGACCCGGAATTGCGTAGCTTCGTCGATTCCGGGCGCTCGAAGCTCGACGCAATTGACGATCTTCTCCAGAAAGAAGGCCCGTAA